Proteins encoded within one genomic window of Rhododendron vialii isolate Sample 1 chromosome 1a, ASM3025357v1:
- the LOC131330688 gene encoding uncharacterized protein LOC131330688 yields the protein MEKMQTGKDKPRSGIPCKTEKGKAKKGKTSKVIKDKNTKAKGKKVEPGMSSLNTVVKLLQTIPNGEFTARQIQEIKKTPFADLVFGIVEAKLDEAYVRKSDTGVLKLVKQYEGIGESFKLGGDSIKVTKKVITIIFGIQSGPTRIVINPTPRVPKSDFADRLCPGPKGQRILTIPILRDFFAKAVKGTTLKDAKDLVRVLCLLLIETLFFPNTQTRVSWAYLDFIEPLENNTLYNWSSFITEEVIHELNLRGSSNPTKVGGCVMGLMYWLCEHVRLINQGDPHNIPRFIKWRLGDLSKELCTINLDSLNPLLVNMI from the exons ATGGAGAAAATGCAAACGGGTAAGGACAAGCCAAGGTCAGGAATTCCTTGCAAAACAGAAAAGGGAAAGGCAAAGAAAGGGAAGACTAGTAAAGTGATCAAGGACAAGAACACCAAGGCCAAGGGCAAGAAAGTGGAACCTGGAAT GTCCAGCTTAAACACTGTGGTGAAGCTACTGCAGACTATTCCTAACGGGGAATTTACAGCACGTCAAATACAAGAGATCAAGAAAACACCCTTTGCGGATCTTGTGTTTGGGATTGTCGAAGCGAAGCTGGATGAGGCATATGTAAGGAAGAGCGATACTGGCGTTTTGAAGTTGGTAAAACAATATGAAGGGATAGGTGAAAGTTTCAAATTGGGGGGCGACTCTATCAAGGTAACAAAGAAAGTGATTACAATTATATTTGGGATACAGTCTGGTCCTACGAGGATTGTTATAAATCCAACTCCAAGGGTCCCAAAATCAGATTTTGCAGATCGACTTTGCCCTGGTCCGAAAGGGCAAAGGATATTGACCATTCCGATACTGAGGGACTTCTTTGCCAAGGCTGTTAAAGGTACCACTTTGAAGGATGCGAAGGACTTGGTGCGTGTCCTCTGCCTTTTGTTAATAGAGACGCTGTTTTTCCCAAACACACAAACCAGAGTGAGTTGGGCTTACTTGGATTTCATTGAACCTTTGGAAAACAACACATTGTACAATTGGTCAAGCTTCATAACTGAAGAGGTCATCCATGAACTAAATCTAAGGGGATCTTCGAATCCAACAAAAGTGGGAGGATGTGTAATGGGACTCATG TATTGGCTTTGTGAGCATGTGCGTTTAATTAATCAAGGAGATCCACACAACATTCCAAGGTTCATCAAGTGGAGGCTTGGTGACTTAAGCAAGGAATTGTGTACAATCAACTTGGACTCTCTCAATCCTCTTTTGGTAAACATGATATAG
- the LOC131330680 gene encoding uncharacterized protein LOC131330680 — protein MSSSAMESFNNWILKAREMLVFYLVDEIRRKIMKQMASRRVKSMKWISVIWPKMDKKLARFIKKGMSWRIIMSKGGLYEVRCLPPKVVSIEERTCSCGQRQSTGFMCRHATTVIIKAYGGEGTLVDHMDPLYLVDAYRHAYEEPIYPVVESDIPDFTQEGDRVINPPWNRRPAGRPKVKRIHSRGEESYTRPNKCGRCHKATKHNQKTCKEPSDI, from the coding sequence ATGAGCTCTAGTGCTATGGAGTCGTTTAACAATTGGATTCTTAAAGCTCGGGAAATGCTTGTATTTTATTTAGTTGATGAGATTCGTCGCAAAATTATGAAGCAAATGGCATCTAGGAGAGTAAAGTCGATGAAATGGATTTCAGTGATTTGGCCGAAGATGGATAAGAAGTTAGCTCGCTTTATCAAAAAAGGAATGTCGTGGAGGATCATTATGTCGAAGGGGGGTTTGTACGAGGTGCGCTGTCTTCCCCCTAAGGTAGTATCTATTGAGGAAAGGACGTGCTCTTGTGGTCAACGGCAGTCTACCGGTTTTATGTGTAGGCATGCTACAACGGTTATTATAAAAGCTTATGGAGGGGAAGGAACTTTGGTGGACCACATGGATCCATTATACCTTGTTGATGCGTATCGGCATGCATATGAAGAACCCATATATCCAGTTGTAGAGAGTGACATTCCTGATTTTACACAGGAAGGTGACCGGGTTATAAACCCTCCATGGAATAGGCGGCCAGCAGGTAGGCCCAAAGTTAAACGCATTCATTCAAGGGGTGAAGAGTCATATACCAGGCCAAATAAATGTGGGAGGTGCCATAAGGCTACAAAGCACAACCAAAAAACATGCAAAGAGCCAAGCGATATATGA